The following coding sequences lie in one Tichowtungia aerotolerans genomic window:
- a CDS encoding helix-turn-helix domain-containing protein: protein MDVTNDELIQAVFQAEPEQKSRALRILQGEGIPLRIDEPLLLTMGEATRLLNTSRSTLWRILKAGRLEPVELYPGSRRLRYADVVALASGEEVSRG from the coding sequence ATGGACGTTACAAACGACGAATTGATCCAAGCCGTCTTTCAGGCTGAACCCGAACAAAAATCTCGGGCACTTCGTATTCTTCAGGGAGAAGGCATCCCCCTGCGCATCGACGAGCCCTTGCTGTTGACAATGGGTGAAGCTACAAGACTTTTGAATACTTCAAGATCAACGCTTTGGAGAATCCTGAAAGCGGGCCGCCTTGAGCCTGTAGAACTTTATCCCGGTTCGCGGCGCCTACGTTATGCGGACGTAGTGGCTTTGGCTAGCGGAGAGGAGGTCTCCCGTGGATAA
- a CDS encoding DUF2188 domain-containing protein, with protein sequence MKSPNVWTKQRPDNTWQAKREGASRASGVFRTQAEAWDKSREIAKREGGEAFLCNRGGQIRERNTYTGHDPRDIQG encoded by the coding sequence ATGAAGAGTCCTAACGTATGGACCAAACAAAGGCCAGATAACACCTGGCAGGCAAAGCGCGAAGGCGCTTCCCGCGCAAGCGGGGTGTTTCGCACTCAGGCGGAAGCCTGGGACAAGTCTCGTGAAATTGCAAAGCGCGAAGGCGGTGAAGCCTTCCTTTGCAATCGGGGTGGTCAGATCCGGGAACGTAATACGTACACCGGCCATGATCCGCGCGACATTCAAGGCTAG
- a CDS encoding type III restriction-modification system endonuclease yields MKLKFTKQDYQTDAVESVVDCFCGQPKVERAQYRLDPGIRKERKGQTEFTTDPDLPGFRNHELKLNLGQLLENIHAVQHRQNLPLSPTVVSKPSCPVNLDIEMETGTGKTYCYIKTMFELNRRYGWSKFIVVVPSIAIREGVAKSFEITAEHFMEEYGKQARPFIYDSKQLHKVESFSSDGGINVMIINAQAFAARGKDARRIYEELDDFQSRRPIDVIKKNHPVLILDEPQKLEGKKTAESLKEFNPLAILRYSATHKTEHNKIHRLDALDAYNRKLVKKIAVRGISVKGLAGTNAYLYLEGIQVSASKPPVARIEFEKRQSSGIKRVVQRFGKGDKLYELSGNLDQYRDFVVTDIDAVTDTVTFSNGAELRSGEASGDINENTLRRIQIRETVRAHLQKEEENFYKGIKTLSLFFIDEVAKYRQYQDSEELPGEYAQMFEEEYRQALNEYLELEDNPYKHYLQHIPVHKTHNGYFSIDKKSKRLIDPKVKGRGEEKQADDVDAYDLILKDKERLLSLDESVRFIFSHSALSEGWDNPNVFVICTLKHSDSTIRKRQEVGRGLRLCVNQAGDRMDPLSCGATVHHINRLTVIASESYKDFTASLQKEIADSLSARPRKADEAYFKGKVLRTAEGNVEVSDQMAADLYFYLIQNQYVDSKKEITKTYHDAKDSESLAELPESLQPYAPQIVRLIDSVFSDAMLPEFENGRTVKPNPLNKNFEKAEFKVLWEKINRKAAYTVEFDTDELVGKCVEHLNADLKIARLQYVVESGVQGDKISYEGLKSGSGFAIKETATQKLNSTAHSAVEYDLLGRLAEDTCLTRRTIAAILKQMRASVFVQYRANPEDFLNKAARIINEQKATVIVEHLAYDPIEERYDSDIFTAEKPQEDFKKAVKAERHIYDYVFTDSKNETEFVRTLDTSAEVVVYAKLPKGFSIPTPVGNYNPDWAIAFKEGTVKHIYFIAETKGSMSSLELREIEQCKIKCAKKFFSKITTDQVKYDVVDSYGKLMELVS; encoded by the coding sequence ATGAAGCTCAAGTTTACCAAACAGGACTACCAAACCGACGCTGTCGAATCGGTCGTGGATTGCTTTTGCGGGCAGCCCAAGGTGGAGCGGGCGCAGTACCGTCTCGACCCTGGCATTCGTAAGGAGCGCAAAGGCCAGACGGAATTTACCACCGACCCCGATTTGCCCGGTTTCCGCAATCATGAGCTGAAGCTCAATTTGGGGCAGTTGCTGGAAAATATCCACGCCGTCCAGCACCGCCAGAACCTGCCTCTGTCCCCGACTGTTGTTTCCAAGCCGTCCTGTCCGGTCAATCTCGACATCGAAATGGAGACCGGTACCGGCAAGACCTACTGCTACATCAAAACCATGTTCGAGCTGAACCGCCGCTACGGTTGGTCCAAGTTTATTGTGGTGGTTCCCTCCATCGCCATCCGCGAAGGAGTCGCAAAATCCTTCGAAATCACCGCCGAACACTTCATGGAGGAATACGGCAAGCAGGCCCGCCCGTTCATTTACGACTCCAAACAGCTTCACAAGGTGGAGAGCTTTTCGTCGGACGGCGGAATCAATGTGATGATCATTAACGCACAGGCGTTTGCCGCTCGTGGTAAGGATGCCCGACGTATCTATGAGGAACTGGACGATTTTCAGTCGCGCCGCCCCATTGATGTCATCAAGAAAAACCATCCCGTTCTGATTCTCGACGAGCCGCAAAAGCTCGAAGGTAAAAAGACGGCGGAATCCCTGAAGGAGTTCAACCCGCTGGCCATCCTGCGCTATTCCGCCACCCACAAAACCGAGCACAACAAAATCCACCGCCTGGATGCGCTCGATGCCTATAACCGCAAGCTGGTCAAAAAGATCGCCGTGCGCGGCATCTCCGTCAAAGGTCTGGCCGGCACCAACGCCTATCTCTATCTGGAGGGCATACAGGTTTCCGCCTCCAAGCCGCCGGTTGCCCGCATTGAATTTGAAAAACGGCAGTCCAGCGGCATTAAGCGCGTGGTTCAGCGCTTCGGCAAGGGCGACAAGCTCTATGAGCTGTCCGGCAATCTGGATCAGTACCGGGACTTTGTCGTGACCGATATTGACGCAGTTACCGATACCGTTACCTTTTCAAACGGCGCGGAGCTGCGCTCCGGCGAAGCGTCCGGCGACATCAACGAAAACACACTGCGCCGCATCCAGATCCGCGAAACGGTTCGCGCCCACCTGCAGAAGGAAGAGGAAAACTTCTACAAGGGCATCAAAACACTCTCCCTGTTCTTCATCGACGAGGTTGCCAAATATCGTCAGTACCAAGATTCCGAGGAGCTGCCCGGCGAATACGCCCAGATGTTCGAGGAGGAATACCGTCAGGCGCTTAATGAATATCTGGAGCTGGAGGACAATCCCTATAAACACTACCTCCAGCACATTCCCGTTCACAAAACCCACAACGGCTATTTTTCCATCGATAAAAAGAGCAAGCGGCTCATTGACCCGAAGGTGAAAGGACGCGGCGAAGAAAAACAGGCCGACGATGTCGACGCCTACGATCTGATCCTGAAAGACAAGGAACGCCTGCTTTCGCTGGATGAATCGGTGCGCTTTATTTTCTCCCACTCCGCATTGAGCGAGGGGTGGGACAATCCGAATGTGTTTGTCATCTGTACGCTGAAGCACAGCGACAGCACCATCCGCAAGCGGCAGGAGGTCGGACGCGGCCTTCGTCTTTGTGTAAACCAGGCCGGCGACCGCATGGACCCGCTTTCATGCGGTGCCACAGTGCATCACATTAACCGCCTCACGGTCATCGCCAGCGAGAGCTACAAGGATTTTACTGCAAGTCTTCAGAAAGAAATCGCCGATTCACTTTCTGCCCGTCCGCGCAAGGCCGACGAAGCCTATTTTAAGGGTAAGGTTCTGCGCACCGCTGAGGGCAACGTGGAGGTATCAGACCAGATGGCCGCCGACCTCTATTTCTATCTGATCCAGAATCAGTACGTCGATTCGAAGAAGGAAATCACCAAGACCTATCACGATGCCAAGGATTCAGAATCGCTCGCAGAACTTCCTGAAAGCCTGCAGCCATACGCGCCCCAGATTGTACGCCTGATCGACAGCGTATTCAGCGATGCCATGCTGCCCGAATTTGAAAATGGCCGGACAGTAAAACCTAACCCGCTCAACAAAAATTTTGAAAAGGCGGAATTCAAAGTCCTGTGGGAAAAGATCAACCGCAAGGCTGCCTACACCGTGGAGTTTGATACGGACGAGTTGGTCGGTAAATGCGTGGAACACCTGAATGCCGACCTGAAAATCGCTCGTTTGCAGTATGTGGTCGAAAGCGGCGTTCAGGGTGACAAAATTTCATACGAGGGACTCAAAAGCGGTTCCGGCTTCGCCATCAAAGAGACGGCCACGCAAAAACTCAATAGCACGGCGCATTCCGCCGTTGAATACGATCTGCTGGGTCGCTTGGCGGAAGATACCTGTCTGACGCGCCGTACCATTGCCGCTATCCTCAAACAGATGCGCGCCTCCGTATTCGTTCAATATCGCGCCAATCCTGAAGACTTCCTCAATAAGGCTGCTCGCATCATCAATGAGCAGAAGGCGACCGTCATCGTCGAGCACCTTGCCTATGATCCGATTGAAGAACGCTATGATAGCGACATCTTTACTGCCGAAAAACCGCAGGAAGATTTTAAAAAGGCGGTCAAAGCGGAGCGGCATATCTACGATTACGTCTTTACCGACTCCAAAAATGAAACCGAGTTCGTTCGGACACTCGACACCAGCGCCGAGGTCGTGGTCTACGCCAAACTGCCCAAAGGCTTCTCCATTCCCACGCCGGTCGGCAACTACAACCCGGACTGGGCCATCGCCTTTAAAGAGGGCACGGTCAAGCACATCTACTTCATTGCCGAAACCAAAGGCTCCATGTCCTCGCTGGAATTGCGTGAAATTGAGCAGTGCAAAATCAAGTGCGCCAAAAAATTCTTCTCAAAAATCACCACCGACCAAGTCAAATACGACGTTGTCGACAGCTACGGCAAGCTCATGGAGCTGGTGAGTTGA
- a CDS encoding site-specific DNA-methyltransferase: MENLDMKSPDGVEMNIDKIAALFPGCITEAEDDNGTLKRSVDFDLLRQELSADVVEGPAERYSLNWPGKREAIATANAPINKTLRPCREESVDFDSTENLYIEGDNLEALKLLQETYLGKVKMIYIDPPYNTGQDFIYADNFTADKDEYELDSGQKDEEGGRLVANLESNGRYHSDWLTMMMPRLRLSHQLLRDDGVMIISIDDNEVSSLRKLCDEVFGTENFIDSIIWKKRYGGGAKEKFLISVHEYALMYAKSASNLANIEVPLTEESIKRYYKQKDQNFSVRGPYRTHPLEATKSMGERKNLVFPIPAPDGSEVHPKRQWLWGKDRVEDALACGELEFLKSKSGGWTVHTKQYLKDRKGVMRKGKAFSLIDDVFTQHGTNEIIELFGNAQIFSFPKPSNFIVKLLQVGLTGPSDILVDYFSGSASSAHAVMKMNAADGGNRKYIMVQLPEACDEKSEAFKAGYKTIAEVGKERIRRAGQKIKEELEAKQKAAAKEPDLLSDQSAIDNPQSAMPDVGFRVLKVDESNMNDVWYTPDQLKQEDLDLFTAHIKEDRTAEDLLFQVMLDWGVPLSAKIEKQSIDGKAVWLVNENDLLACFDLELSEETVKKMAAHKPLRAVFRDDAFDDSLKHNVEQLFKTLSPGTEVKSI, translated from the coding sequence ATGGAAAATCTGGATATGAAAAGCCCCGACGGGGTGGAAATGAACATCGATAAAATCGCCGCGCTCTTCCCCGGCTGCATCACCGAAGCCGAGGACGACAACGGCACGCTGAAACGCTCCGTCGATTTTGACCTCCTGCGTCAGGAGCTCTCCGCCGATGTCGTCGAAGGCCCCGCCGAGCGCTATTCGCTCAACTGGCCCGGCAAGCGCGAAGCCATTGCCACCGCCAATGCCCCCATCAACAAAACCCTGCGCCCCTGCCGCGAAGAATCCGTCGACTTCGACTCCACCGAAAACCTTTACATCGAAGGAGACAACCTCGAAGCCCTCAAGCTCCTCCAGGAAACCTACCTCGGCAAGGTCAAAATGATCTACATCGATCCGCCCTACAACACCGGGCAGGATTTTATCTATGCGGACAACTTTACTGCCGACAAGGACGAGTATGAGCTCGATTCAGGGCAGAAGGATGAAGAAGGCGGACGGTTGGTTGCCAACCTAGAGTCTAATGGTCGTTATCATTCGGATTGGCTCACGATGATGATGCCGCGATTGCGGCTGTCCCATCAATTGCTTCGGGATGATGGCGTTATGATCATTTCGATTGATGATAATGAGGTTTCCAGCCTTCGAAAACTATGCGATGAGGTTTTTGGCACAGAGAATTTTATCGACTCCATCATTTGGAAAAAACGATATGGTGGCGGCGCAAAAGAGAAGTTTTTGATTTCAGTACATGAGTATGCCCTGATGTATGCAAAAAGCGCATCAAACTTAGCGAACATCGAGGTGCCGTTAACGGAAGAGTCCATCAAAAGGTACTACAAGCAGAAGGATCAAAATTTCTCTGTCCGTGGCCCGTATCGTACCCATCCACTTGAAGCGACCAAAAGCATGGGAGAACGTAAAAATTTGGTGTTTCCGATACCTGCGCCCGATGGCTCTGAAGTTCACCCCAAGCGCCAATGGCTTTGGGGTAAGGATCGTGTCGAAGATGCTCTGGCATGTGGAGAGCTTGAGTTTTTAAAGAGTAAAAGCGGAGGGTGGACTGTACATACAAAGCAATATCTGAAAGATCGCAAAGGAGTAATGCGCAAGGGGAAAGCATTTTCATTAATCGATGATGTTTTTACACAACACGGGACTAACGAAATTATAGAACTGTTTGGAAACGCACAGATATTCAGCTTCCCCAAGCCATCAAATTTTATTGTTAAATTATTGCAGGTCGGATTAACGGGGCCATCCGACATACTTGTGGACTATTTTTCCGGGTCAGCAAGTTCTGCGCATGCTGTTATGAAAATGAACGCTGCGGATGGCGGCAACCGAAAGTACATCATGGTTCAGTTGCCGGAAGCCTGTGATGAAAAGAGCGAAGCATTTAAGGCGGGGTATAAAACGATTGCCGAAGTCGGCAAAGAGCGTATTCGCCGGGCCGGACAGAAGATCAAAGAGGAGCTGGAGGCTAAGCAAAAAGCGGCTGCCAAAGAGCCGGATTTGTTGAGCGATCAATCGGCAATCGACAATCCGCAATCGGCAATGCCCGATGTCGGCTTCCGGGTGCTGAAGGTGGATGAGTCCAACATGAACGACGTGTGGTACACGCCGGATCAGCTCAAGCAAGAAGACCTCGATCTGTTTACTGCCCACATCAAGGAAGACCGCACAGCGGAAGACCTGCTCTTCCAGGTGATGCTCGACTGGGGCGTCCCGCTCTCCGCAAAAATCGAAAAGCAGTCCATCGACGGCAAAGCCGTCTGGCTGGTCAACGAAAACGACCTGCTGGCCTGTTTCGATCTGGAGCTGTCCGAAGAGACCGTCAAAAAGATGGCCGCCCACAAGCCGCTGCGCGCCGTCTTCCGTGACGACGCCTTCGACGACTCCCTCAAACACAACGTCGAACAGCTCTTCAAAACCCTCTCCCCCGGCACGGAAGTGAAGTCCATCTAA
- a CDS encoding DUF4391 domain-containing protein, protein MFAYPQKAAFGKTVPKSLIYSKARPSKKVKSLFVEQVEEIIWAYKLSRETLKLPAKGGYSEIEVFDIRLRADKLDVAVLDSIDKAIPYPIIFRLLSQRQVKNVAAYKRPATDGTKNWVIGGRFETDWLKTPGEDPLPVALNIKALYEQMMLPIIGNSPRKDEPLGEMVQRLNLARKKQNELKKLQSRLKKEKQFNRKVEINAEIRTLSAELEKIS, encoded by the coding sequence GTGTTTGCCTATCCTCAAAAAGCGGCCTTCGGCAAAACGGTCCCTAAAAGCCTGATCTATTCCAAAGCCCGCCCGTCCAAAAAGGTAAAGAGCCTCTTTGTGGAGCAGGTCGAAGAAATCATCTGGGCATACAAACTGTCCCGCGAAACCCTCAAACTTCCAGCCAAAGGCGGCTATTCGGAAATTGAGGTCTTCGACATCCGCCTGCGAGCCGACAAGCTCGATGTGGCGGTACTGGACTCGATTGATAAAGCCATCCCGTACCCCATCATCTTTCGGCTGCTCAGCCAGAGGCAGGTCAAGAATGTTGCGGCTTATAAACGCCCCGCCACAGACGGGACCAAAAACTGGGTCATTGGCGGACGCTTCGAAACCGACTGGCTGAAGACTCCGGGCGAAGACCCGTTGCCCGTCGCGCTGAACATCAAAGCGCTTTACGAGCAGATGATGCTTCCAATCATTGGAAACTCTCCGCGTAAAGACGAACCGTTGGGGGAAATGGTTCAGCGGCTCAATCTGGCCCGCAAAAAGCAAAACGAGCTCAAAAAGCTCCAGAGCCGCCTCAAAAAAGAGAAACAGTTTAATCGAAAAGTCGAAATCAACGCTGAAATCCGTACACTGTCCGCTGAGCTGGAGAAAATCAGCTAG
- a CDS encoding helicase-related protein encodes MQILDNINQLFGDDLKQTIKPNSKLQIAASCFSIYAYEALKAELEQVEAVEFIFTAPTFVPDQVTDKVRREKREFHIPKIQRECDLGGTEFEIRLKNELTQRAVARECADWLRRKASFKSNSSTAPMQQFACVGSEEEQTAYLPLHGFTAVDLGYEKGDAVSNFVNKMTDSSQAGMYLKLFDQIWRDQEKVTDVTEQVCEHIAAIYKENSPEFIYFLMLYNIFNEFLEDISEDFMPNDLTGYQDSLIWKKLFNFQRDAAVGIINKLETYNGCILADSVGLGKTFTALAVVKYYELRNKSVLVLCPKKLADNWQNYNQPLVTNIFAKDRFDYTVLCHTDLQRDKGYSLGIPLDRINWGNFDLVVIDESHNFRNNAQFKDHETRYQKLMNRVIRAGVKTKVLMLSATPVNNRFTDLKNQLALAYEGEADNLNRKLHTEKDINEIFRRAQAAFNLWSKMPPEQRTPQAILDSLDFDFFEMLDSVTIARSRKHIQKYYDTKDIGQFPTRRIPESYHSPLTSRTDVIGFNEIFQQLVSVKMAVYAPFRYILPSRLAKYEAMYDTQVQGGLSRLKQADRERSLQALMTVNLLKRLESSVEAFRLTLAALQNNHENTLEKIRRFKETGEKASFADCSDAIENAEPDEEYLPSPDDETIGGKVKIDLADMDLESWAFDLEEDLAVLSELLQEMWKIGSEEDSKLQKLKELIENKLANPINEGNRKVLIFTAFADTADYLYDNLAPHFNKEHQLHVGKVTGSDRPKSTLDNVYDFQSLLTLFSPVSKEKAAILPDEPAEVDLLIGTDCISEGQNLQDCDYLVNYDIHWNPVRIIQRFGRIDRIGSRNDEIQLVNFWPDISLDDYINLKDRVENRMIIADVSATGDDNVLSAEANDLAFRKQQLARLQEEVIDLEDVKTGVSITDMGLNDFRMDLVNYVKEHGELSHAPRGMHAVVGADPEKGWEPGGVFVLRNTNHGVNVGGHNRLHPYYLVYVGQDGEVKLHHTDVKPILDLLRSACKGQSEPIPSLYNPFNAETNDGRNMEAYSQLLDLGIASMIDRNEEKDVESLFSSGGTTALLNTIKGIDDFELVAFIVIREDA; translated from the coding sequence ATGCAGATTCTTGACAATATAAATCAGCTTTTCGGGGATGATCTGAAGCAGACGATCAAGCCAAACTCAAAGCTACAGATTGCTGCATCATGCTTTTCCATCTACGCCTATGAAGCGCTGAAGGCCGAATTGGAACAGGTGGAGGCGGTGGAATTCATTTTTACTGCTCCTACTTTTGTCCCGGATCAGGTTACCGACAAGGTGCGCAGGGAGAAGCGGGAGTTTCATATTCCAAAGATTCAGCGGGAATGCGACCTGGGCGGAACGGAGTTTGAAATCCGCCTTAAAAACGAGCTGACTCAGCGGGCGGTCGCTAGGGAGTGTGCAGACTGGTTACGCCGGAAAGCCTCGTTCAAATCCAACAGCTCGACCGCTCCGATGCAGCAATTTGCCTGTGTGGGCTCAGAAGAAGAGCAAACGGCATACCTCCCGCTTCACGGATTTACTGCCGTGGATCTCGGCTATGAAAAAGGCGATGCGGTTTCCAACTTCGTCAATAAAATGACGGATTCGTCACAAGCGGGCATGTACCTCAAGCTGTTTGATCAAATCTGGCGGGATCAGGAAAAGGTTACCGATGTTACAGAGCAGGTTTGTGAGCACATTGCGGCAATCTATAAGGAAAACTCCCCGGAGTTCATCTATTTCCTGATGCTGTACAACATCTTCAATGAGTTTTTGGAGGACATTTCTGAGGACTTCATGCCTAATGATTTGACCGGGTATCAGGACAGCCTTATCTGGAAAAAGCTGTTTAACTTCCAGCGCGATGCCGCCGTCGGCATCATCAACAAACTGGAGACCTACAACGGCTGCATCCTGGCTGACAGCGTCGGCTTGGGAAAAACATTCACGGCATTGGCCGTGGTGAAATACTACGAGCTGCGCAACAAATCAGTTTTGGTGCTTTGCCCTAAAAAGTTGGCCGACAACTGGCAGAACTACAATCAACCGCTGGTGACGAACATCTTTGCTAAGGATCGGTTCGACTACACGGTGCTTTGTCACACCGATTTACAACGCGACAAAGGATATTCGCTGGGAATCCCGTTGGATCGAATCAACTGGGGCAACTTTGATCTGGTTGTGATTGATGAGTCTCACAACTTCAGAAACAACGCCCAGTTCAAGGACCATGAAACCCGGTATCAAAAACTGATGAACCGGGTGATCCGTGCCGGCGTGAAAACCAAAGTGCTGATGCTCTCAGCCACCCCGGTCAATAACCGCTTTACCGACCTGAAAAACCAGCTCGCTCTCGCATACGAGGGCGAAGCCGACAACCTGAACCGCAAGCTGCACACCGAAAAGGATATTAACGAGATATTCCGACGGGCGCAGGCGGCCTTTAATCTCTGGTCGAAGATGCCGCCGGAGCAGCGCACGCCCCAGGCCATCCTTGATTCACTCGATTTTGATTTCTTCGAGATGCTCGATAGCGTCACGATTGCCCGCTCCCGCAAGCACATCCAGAAATATTACGACACCAAAGACATCGGCCAGTTCCCGACACGAAGGATACCGGAGTCCTATCACAGCCCACTGACATCCCGAACCGATGTCATTGGCTTTAATGAAATCTTTCAGCAGCTCGTCAGCGTAAAAATGGCGGTCTATGCACCGTTCCGCTATATCCTCCCAAGTCGCCTGGCCAAATACGAGGCTATGTACGACACGCAGGTTCAGGGCGGACTTTCCCGGCTCAAACAGGCCGACCGCGAGCGCAGCTTACAGGCGCTGATGACAGTGAACCTGCTGAAACGGCTGGAGAGCTCTGTAGAAGCATTTCGCCTCACTCTGGCGGCATTGCAGAACAACCACGAAAACACGCTGGAGAAAATCCGCCGCTTTAAGGAAACCGGAGAAAAAGCCAGTTTTGCGGATTGTTCGGACGCCATTGAGAACGCCGAGCCGGACGAAGAATATTTGCCCAGCCCCGACGACGAGACCATTGGCGGCAAAGTGAAAATTGATCTGGCCGATATGGATTTGGAGTCCTGGGCCTTCGATCTGGAAGAAGACCTTGCCGTCCTGTCCGAACTGTTGCAGGAGATGTGGAAGATCGGCTCGGAGGAAGACAGCAAGCTTCAGAAGCTCAAAGAGCTGATCGAAAACAAATTGGCCAACCCGATCAATGAGGGAAACCGCAAGGTACTGATCTTTACAGCCTTTGCCGATACCGCCGACTACCTCTACGACAACCTGGCCCCTCACTTTAATAAAGAGCACCAATTGCACGTGGGGAAAGTCACCGGCAGCGACCGCCCCAAATCAACACTCGACAACGTGTATGACTTCCAGTCCCTGCTGACGCTCTTTTCCCCGGTTTCCAAAGAAAAGGCCGCCATTCTTCCGGATGAACCCGCAGAGGTTGACCTGCTGATCGGCACCGACTGCATTTCCGAAGGCCAAAACCTTCAGGACTGCGACTATCTGGTGAACTACGACATTCACTGGAACCCGGTACGCATCATCCAGCGCTTCGGTCGAATTGACCGTATCGGTTCGCGCAATGATGAAATCCAACTGGTCAACTTCTGGCCCGATATTTCCCTCGATGACTACATCAACCTCAAAGATCGCGTCGAAAACCGCATGATTATCGCTGATGTTTCGGCGACCGGCGACGACAACGTCCTGAGCGCGGAAGCCAACGATCTAGCATTCCGCAAACAGCAGCTCGCACGGCTTCAGGAAGAGGTCATTGATCTGGAGGATGTCAAAACCGGCGTATCCATCACCGACATGGGGCTGAATGATTTTCGCATGGATTTGGTCAACTATGTCAAAGAACACGGCGAGCTGTCGCACGCCCCCCGGGGCATGCACGCCGTTGTCGGAGCCGACCCGGAGAAGGGCTGGGAGCCTGGAGGGGTCTTCGTGCTGCGCAACACCAATCACGGGGTGAATGTCGGCGGGCACAACCGCCTGCATCCGTACTATCTGGTCTATGTCGGGCAGGACGGCGAAGTGAAGCTGCACCACACGGATGTGAAGCCGATTCTTGATCTGCTCCGTTCGGCCTGCAAAGGGCAGTCCGAGCCGATTCCGTCGCTATACAACCCCTTTAATGCGGAAACGAATGATGGCCGCAACATGGAGGCGTATTCGCAACTGCTTGATCTCGGCATTGCATCCATGATCGACCGCAACGAGGAAAAGGATGTGGAAAGCCTCTTCTCTTCTGGGGGCACCACCGCTCTGCTGAATACCATCAAAGGCATTGATGACTTTGAGCTGGTCGCCTTTATAGTGATCCGGGAGGACGCATAG
- a CDS encoding 3D domain-containing protein: protein MLFAGCSTVPNGTPQSIWIETTGYCPCGKCCGWHRSWIPPFRPVYSSGPLKGKPKKVGITASGTKAKKGTIAADTHYYPFRTVMYIPGYGTGKVEDRGGDIKGPARIDLFFNSHADALKWGRKRLRVQVWN from the coding sequence ATGCTGTTTGCGGGCTGCTCGACGGTTCCAAATGGAACGCCTCAGTCGATCTGGATTGAGACGACAGGCTACTGTCCCTGCGGAAAATGCTGTGGATGGCATCGCAGCTGGATTCCGCCGTTTCGGCCCGTTTATTCGTCCGGCCCTCTTAAAGGAAAACCCAAAAAAGTCGGGATCACCGCGTCAGGCACGAAGGCAAAAAAAGGAACGATTGCCGCTGACACGCATTATTATCCGTTCAGAACCGTCATGTATATTCCCGGCTACGGAACAGGAAAAGTGGAAGATCGCGGCGGAGACATCAAGGGTCCGGCTCGGATCGATCTGTTTTTCAACTCGCACGCTGACGCGCTGAAATGGGGCCGAAAGCGTCTGCGCGTGCAGGTTTGGAACTAA